One region of Armigeres subalbatus isolate Guangzhou_Male chromosome 3, GZ_Asu_2, whole genome shotgun sequence genomic DNA includes:
- the LOC134224339 gene encoding RNA-binding protein 45-like, whose amino-acid sequence MQEHTGRREISEEPPMSRLFVICGRQITKDQLMKHFAEDGEIEECIVIVDKKTGQGKGVAYVKFSKTSSAARGLRKNGSFIDNETRPIKVMISASYHNKKGDGPPEEVNEYKFRRLFAVIPISKDEEAIKSEFSRFGTVTQVRLVPDKKNQTQCAAYITFTSFLETAMAIEGCDPNYRAKFCLPREMLNKDKEHSSSGKYESSNGSSRKRTHSPESGRGGGDVKLVVICSNNLNQDRLWRIFDIAPGMKYCNIVTQNDINITASVVYSSKDEAQRAVDKIHGLEYPIGERIIVRYENEFRDEITPNDALAQLGPPKPILNSQTTQCAKKAFFICMPEAVSVKLLQDAFCRFGDLINIYLIPGKRHGYAAFASEVAADRAIQQLHGMQLGDCRLKVLECMEQGDVKKRKQMEH is encoded by the exons ATGCAGGAGCATACTGGTCGTAGAGAAATCTCTGAAGAGCCTCCAATGAGCCGATTGTTCGTAATATGCGGTCGGCAAATCACCAAAGATCAGCTAATGAAACACTTTGCCGAAGACGGTGAAATCGAGGAGTGCATCGTAATTGTGGACAAAAAGACCGGCCAGGGCAAAGGCGTAGCCTATGTTAAGTTCTCGAAAACTTCCTCTGCGGCTCGGGGTCTACGTAAGAATGGTTCCTTTATTGACAATGAAACCCGTCCCATCAAAGTGATGATATCCGCTAG cTACCACAACAAAAAGGGTGATGGTCCACCAGAGGAAGTGAACGAATATAAATTTCGCCGGCTGTTTGCAGTGATTCCTATCTCGAAGGATGAAGAAGCTATCAAAAGTGAGTTCAGTCGATTCGGTACAGTGACCCAGGTACGATTGGTACCGGATAAGAAAAATCAAACTCAATGTGCGGCTTACATCACATTCACATCATTCCTGGAAACTGCAATGGCCATCGAGGGCTGTGATCCGAACTATAGAGCCAAGTTCTGCCTGCCTCGGGAAATGCTAAACAAGGACAAGGAACACAGTagcagtggaaaatatgagtcTTCCAATGGTTCTAGCCGAAAAAGAACTCATTCTCCTGAGTCTGGTCGCGGCGGAGGCGATGTCAAGCTGGTTGTTATTTGTAGTAACAATTTGAACCAGGATCGTTTGTGGAGAATTTTCGATATTGCTCCAGGAATGAAGTACTGCAACATCGTGACCCAAA ATGACATAAACATTACCGCTTCCGTTGTCTACTCGAGCAAAGATGAAGCTCAGCGTGCGGTGGACAAAATCCACGGACTGGAATACCCCATTGGAGAGCGTATCATCGTACGTTATGAGAATGAATTCCGCGACGAAATTACTCCCAACGACGCTCTGGCCCAGCTTGGACCCCCGAAACCAATTCTGAACTCTCAAACGACACAATGCGCCAAGAAGGCATTCTTCATCTGCATGCCCGAAGCCGTTTCGGTGAAACTTCTGCAGGATGCTTTCTGCAGATTTGGTGATCTTATCAACATCTACCTGATTCCCGGAAAGCGTCACGGCTACGCGGCTTTTGCCAGTGAAGTTGCCGCAGATCGAGCCATTCAGCAGTTGCATGGAATGCAGTTGGGTGACTGTCGGCTGAAGGTTTTGGAATGCATGGAGCAAGGCGACGTTAAGAAGCGGAAACAGATGGAGCACTAA